Within Blattabacterium cuenoti, the genomic segment TTTTTTTTGTTGAAATTAGAGGATCCATAATAGGTCTTATACAAGGAAATGATATCTTCTATATTTTCTGTAATTTTTTTTGATTGTAAAAGCACATCCAACATTAATAGAGTATTTTTTGTTCCATATTTTTTATGAATAATTCCCATTACCTGTTGATTGATTTGTTCCTCTATTTTTCTTAAAATTTTAATTTTTGTAGTAGGATCATTCCCTTCTTTTCTATTATTATATGTTCTATTTCTATTATCATCTATTGTTATTTTTTTTATAATGTTGAAATGTTCAATCATAAGATGCTCAAGTATCACTAAATTTTTCTTTTGTTTATATTTTAAAGGTTTATGACTATTCATCACATGAAATAAGGTTCTATTAGTAATAATCTCTGCAGATTCAATGATTTCTTTCGTTTTATTGCATATATGAATATAAAGAATCCCAGCAATTGGTTCACTGTTTCTTGTCTTTCTAAGAACTCTAATTAAAGAATTATGGATTTTAGAAAAATTTTCTTTTACTTTTAAAAGTATTTTTCTACTCTCTCTAAGATTTTTAAAATTTTCTTGAGTAATTCCTTCTATACTCTTTTTGTAAAGATTTTCTATAGATTCAAGTATAGGTTCTAAAAAATAAGAAGTTTTTTTTAAACTTTTTACTAAAGTGAAGTCCTCTATTCCAAGAATACCTTTTTTATCTTCTATTTTTTGATCTATTTTAGAATTTTTATAACTCTTATAAAAAACAAAAAAAATTGAAATAAGAAAAAATATAAGGGCCCATATTTTTAAATAATACAGAAAATATGCAGTTATTCCTGCCATTATAAAAGCTATTAACCCTGTTAAAAACCAACCTCTTATAACTTTTAAAACCCCTGACACTCTATAAACAGCACTTTCTCTATCCCAAGCTCTATCTGAAAGAGAAGTTCCCATAGAAACCATAAAAGTGACAAAAGTTGTAGATAGAGGAAGTTTCTGAACAGTTGCTATAGAGATCAATATACTAGATATGGTCAAATTAGCAGAAGCCCGAACCAAGTCAAAAGCAACATTGTCATCTTGTTGTTTTTTTTGCTTAAAATTTTTTTCTATTTTAACCAGAAATCTTTTTGGAAAGAATTTAAAAAATTTATTTCCAAAATATAAAAAGAACCGAACAATTCCTCTAGAAAAAGAATTTGATAAAAACTTTTCTGTTCCTTCATTTTGTCTACTTAAATTAATTTCCGTACTGGTAATTGTTTTGGTTTTATTGGAAAACCAAAGTGTTAATATCATAATAACCCCTGAAAATATCAAAACTAAAGATGGAACCTTTACATTTCCAGATAAACTTTTCATATTAAATTCTTCTGCAGGTGGACTTCCTGCTTCTTTCCATATATTATAAGATTGTATACTCGCTATAGGAATTCCTATAAAGTTGACTAAATCATTCCCAGAAAATGCCATTGCTAATGAAAATGTCCCATATAAGACGACAAATTTTAAAATATTATATCCTATAGAAACAAAGAGATTTGCTACAATAATACATGTAGAAAATAATACAAATAAAAAAACAAAAAAATGATTGTGAATCCATTTGATAAAATGTCCTATAATTAAGTAGAATCCCCCCGTAAAATTATCTAATCCTTGTAAAGTACTATGCAGTCCTTTGACAATAAGAAAATAGGTCATACTACTCAATGAAATAGCTGACCATATGATTACATACTTTAATCTATTTTTATATTCAAAACTTAATAAAAATCGTACAAAATAATGAATAAAAGCACCAGAGACAAAAGAAATTATAATAGATAAAAAAATTCCTATACTGATTGTCAATGTTTTTTCTGATTTAATGTATTGACTTAAATAATGAAGAGGGACATTGTTGTAATACATTTTGATTATGGAGATACTGAATGCTCCACCTAATAAACAAAAGACCATAGAGACTGTAGTAGAAGTAGGTAATCCTAATGTGTTAAAAATATCCAATAAAATAATATCGGAGATCATTACAGATAAAAAAATAAAAAGAAGATCAGAAAAATAAAAATAAGAAGGATCAAAAACTCCTTTTCTTGCGACTTCCATCATTCCACTTGATAAAAAAGCACCCAATAAAATGCCTAAACTAGAAAAAATCATGATTGTTTTACGAGAAGCAACCTGAGATCCAATAGCGGAATTTAAAAAATTAACGGCATCATTAATCAAACCCACAATAAGATCAAAAATAGATAATACAAAAAGGATGACTATAATTGATGGATAAAAAAGTTTCATAAAGAGGTTAATATTGTATTAATTAATAATCAATTTCACGAAAAAAACAAAAGTATCTCATTTTTATAGGTTGTTTTTTTTTATAATTTTTTATGTGATTTTACAATTTTTTTAAAGATTCTTTTATGAGATTTTCTACTGTAGAAAATTCTGGATGTTGCTCTAAAATTTCATCCAAAACTTTCTTAGATTCTTTAGTAGAAAAACCAAGGACGTTCAAAGCACTTAAAGCTTCTTTTTTGATTCTATCAGGAAATAAGTTTTCTTTCTTAACGTTATTATTTTCTGTTTTTTTCTTAGGAGGAAGAATGACTTTAGTAATTTTATCCTTTAGTTCAATTATAATTCTTTTTGCCGTTTTTATTCCGATTCCTTTTACTCTATTGAATGTTTCTATATCTTCTATAGAAATAGATTTTTCTATTTCATATGGAGTTAAGGAAGACAATAAAATTATAGCAGAATTTGGACCAATCCCATTGACAGAGATCAAATATGAAAATATTTTTCTCTCTTTTTTATCAAAAAATCCATACAAAACATGTTGATTTTCTTTTATAAAAAGATAAGTATATATGTGTATTTTTTTTCCTTCTCTTTCATTTAAGAATGAAGAATAGGTATACGAAGAGATATGAATATAATATCCTATTCCATGACAATCTATTATTAAATAAGATTGATTTTTTTCTATTAACTTTCCTCTTAAATGTGTTATCACCTTTTAAATTCTAAAGAAAAAAAATATTTTTCATAAAATTATTTTATTTTTTTCTAAAAAAAATTTTAATAGGGACTCCTCTGAAATCGAAGTGATAACGAATATTTTTTTCAATAAATCTTTTATAAGATTCTTTTATATATTGAGGAAAATTAGAAAAAAAAATAAATTTTGGTGTATTATATGTGGGAAGCTGAGTGCAATATTTTATTGTTATCAACTTTTTTTTTCCAGAAAGAGGAGGGTTTTTTTGCATAATGGGTAACATAACTCTATTTAATAGATTTGTTTTTAATCTGTTTTTACGTCTTTTCAAAACTTGATAAGCTGTAGGAATAATCTTGTTAATTCCTACTTTATTTTTCGCAGATATAAAAAGAATAGGAACATTCTCAAATGGAGCAATTTTTTTTCTAATAAAAATTTCGTAATTTTTTTGTAGAGAAAAATTTCTACTTAAATCCCATTTATTCATAAGAATTATGATTCCTTTGTAATTTTTTTCAACTAGTCGGAAAATATTCGTATCCTGTGCTTCCCATCCACGAACAGTATCTCCCATCAAGAGACAAATATCTGTATATTCAATCGTTTTTATTGTTCTCATAGTAGAATAAAATTCAAGACTTTCACTAATTTTTGATTTTTTTCTAACCCCAGGAGTATCAACTAAAATACATTTATATCCACATTTTTTGTAGAAGACATCTAAACTATCTCTAGTGGTTCCAGAAATATTTGTTACAATATGATGGTTTTTTTCTAAGAAAGAGTTAATTAGTGTCGATTTTCCTACATTTGGACGACCAATGACAGAAAAACGGGGAATATCCTCGTTTTCCTTGATTCTTATTTTTTTTTTTCTTCCTTTCAATATTTCTATTAATTTATCTAATAATTCTCCCGTCCCACTGCCATTGATAGCGGATATACAGTAATAATTACTAAATCCTAACATAAAAAAATCTGTATCGTAATACATGTATTTTCCATTATCTACTTTATTCACTACTAATAAAATAGTTTTTTTTAATTTTCTTAATAATTGAGAAATTTCTTTATCCGTATCTAAAATTCCCATTTGGATATCTACTAAAAATAAAATAACATCCGATTCTTTTACAGATATGAAAATTTGGTTTCTAATTTCTTTTTCAATGACATTGTTCTTCTTTTTTTCAGAAGTATATCCTCCTGTATCTACTATAGAAAATGGAATTCCATTCCATTCAGAATTTCCATAAATACGATCTCTTGTGACACCACTTTGGACATGAACAATTGCTTTTTTTCTTCCTACAAGACGATTAAATAGTGTCGATTTTCCTACATTTGGACGACCTACTATAGAGACGATATAACTATAACTCATAATAGATATTCTTAACGTTTTATGATTTTTAAAAGAAATTAATTATGTAAACAAAGGTAAAAATTTTTCATTAGTTTCATTCATAGATTCTTAGTCAAAGTGTATCTTGCTAAAAATTGAAAAAAAATAATGCGTTTCGATATTGTTAGCGTTATTCCTGAAATTCTAAAGGGCCCATTCTCCAATTCTATTTTAAAAAAAGCCATAACTAAAGGGGTCATTGAAGTTTATGTTCATGATTTAAAACAGTATGGAATCGGAAAACGTAAGCAAGTGGACGATTATCCTTATGGGGGAGGAGATGGAATGGTTCTTAGGATAGAGCCTGTATATCAGTGTTTTTACAATCTTTTATCAGAAAGAAATTATGATGAAAAAATTTTCATGACTCCTGAGGGAAAAGTTTTCTCACAAAAAGATGCTCAAGAATTCACTCAAAAAAAAAATATTCTTATTCTTTGTGGACGTTACAAAGGGATTGATCAGAGAATTAGAGATCACTTAATTTCCAAAGAAATATCTATTGGACATTATGTTTTATCTGGAGGAGAACTTGCGGCAGCTGTAATAGTAGAAGCAATAGTTAGATTGTTACCTGGAGTCATCAATAATCCAGATTCTATTCTTACGGATTCGTTTCAAAAAAACATTCCACCTCCTCCTCTTTATACTCGTCCAAGAATCTATAAAGGTTGGGAGGTTCCAAAAATTCTTTTATCTGGACATCATAAAAAAATAAAAGATTGGCAGAATAAGAAATCTTTGCAGGATAAGAATAAAAAGAAAATAAAATTTTGATCTAATGGATTTTCCCATAAATTAATCTTTGAACCACTTTATTGATTTTTTCGAAATCAAATTCTTTTATCACATCTTGCATCATTTTTCTAATCTTTTGATTACACAAATTTCCTATACTTCCTTCATGAGAATGAGAAAATATCCCATTCGTAAATGGCTCAAAACATCCATTTTTGATATCCATCCCAACTTTATGATAAGCTTCTCTAAATGAAAAACCTTCTTTGACTAATTTATTAACAACTTCTACACTGAATAAATATTTATACTTATCCTCTTTAAGGATATCATTTCTCACTATGATATTGTTTAACATATATCTAAATATAGAAAAACATTTTTTTAATTCATCAAATATAGGAAGAAATCTTTCCTTAACAATTTGAAAATCTCTATGATATCCTGAACACAAATTGGAAGAAATCAAAGAAATTTCATTTGGCAATGAAGAGATCCTATTACATTTCGCTCTGATGATCTCAAAAACATCTGGATTTTTCTTATGAGGCATGATACTAGATCCGGTAGTAAGATGATCAGGAAAACTAATGAAATTGAAATTCTGACTTAAATATAAACAAATATCTTGAGACATTTTACTCAAAGTTATCGCAAGAGAAGAAAGTGATTCTGTAACTATTCTTTCCATTTTTCCACGTCCCATTTGAGCATATACGACATTATAATTTAAATTTTCAAATCCTAATAACTCAGTGGTCATTTTTCTATTTAAAGGAAAAGAAGATCCGTACCCAGCTGCGGATCCTAAAGGATTTTTGTTGGTGATACGATAAGCTGTTCTAATTAACAACATATCATCTACCAAGCTTTCTGCATAAGCAGCAAACCAAAGACCAAAAGAAGAAGGCATAGCTATTTGATAATGAGTATAACCAGGAACTAATACGTTTTTATATTGTTCACTTAATTCTAATAATAAGTCAAAAAAAGAAGAAACAATAAATACAATTTCTTTGATTTTTTCTCTAACAAAGAGTTTCAAATCTACCAAAATTTGATCATTTCTAGATCTACCACTATGAATTTTTTTCCCTACTTCTCCCAAACGATCTGTTAATAATAATTCTATTTGAGAATGAATATCTTCTATTCCTTCATCTATTTTTAAATTATTTGTTAATATTTCGTTTGTGTAAATATTTCGTAACTCTTTGATTAAAATTTCTAAATCTTTTTTATTTAACAATCCAATATTTTCTAACATCATCACATGAGCTATGGTTCCGATAACATCATGTGGAGCCAGAAGTATATCTAATTTAGAATCCTTTTCTGAAGTGAAATCTTCTATTTCTTTATTAAGAAGATTATTTTTTTCCCAAATTTTCACGTAATAACATTTTTTATATTTTCTCTATCTTTGATTGCATGATGATGCATCATGCCTACAATAGATGATTGGTAGGGTAAAACTATAAATTTTTATGGAAATAGGGAAAATTTATTCTAATAAAATTCATGGATTATGAACAAACATAATAATAAAAATACAGATTCTTCTTCTAAAACATATAATACGGATACAACGTATACGGCAGATAGTATCCAATCTCTAGAAGGAATTGAGCATATAAGACTTAGACCTTCTATGTATATTGGAGATGTAGGAATTAGAGGTCTGCATCATTTAGTCTTTGAAGTCATAGATAATTCTGTTGATGAAGCATTAGCAGGCTTTTGTAATAAAATATGGGTAACTATTCACAAAAATGGATTTGTAACAATATTAGACAATGGTCGTGGAATCCCAATAGACATTCATAAAAAAGAAGGAAAATCTGCTCTTGAAGTAGTTATGACGAAAATTGGTGCAGGTGGAAAATTTGATAAAAATTCCTATAAAGTTTCTGGAGGGTTACATGGAGTCGGAATATCCTGTGTTAATGCTTTATCAAAAAAACTTATAGCCACAATTTATAGAAATGGAAAAATTTATCAACAAGAATATTTCAAAGGAAAACCTCTTTATAACGTAAGAAATTTAGGAGAAACTAATATGCAAGGAACAAAAATTCATTATCTAGCTGATAGTTCTATCTTTAGTTCTATTATATATCATTATGATATATTGTCAACACGTTTGAAAGAATTATCTTTTTTAAATAAAGGACTTCACTTATTTTTAACAGACGAAAGAAATAATATAGAAAAAAATCATTCAAAAAAAGAATATTTTTTTTCTAAAAATGGGTTAAAAGAATATCTACCTATTCTAGATAAAAATCAAGAATCATTAACAAAAAATATTATTTTTATTGAAGGAAAAAAAGAAAATACTTTTGTGGAAGTAGCTATGCAATATAATACTTCTTTTAAAGAAAGAATTTATTCTTATGTAAATAATATCAACACTTGTGAAGGAGGGACACATCTTTCTGGGTTTAGGAGAGCCTTAACCAGAACATTAAAAAAATATGTAGAAGGATATGGTGGAATTCTTTCCAATAAGGAAAAAGTGGAATTGACGGGAGATGATTTCAGAGAAGGAATCACAGCGATTATATCTATTAGAGTTATGGATCCTCAATTTGAGGGACAAACCAAAACAAAATTAAGCAATCACGAAGTGGGAGGAATTGTAGAGAAAATTGTAGGGGGAATGTTTGCTACTTATTTAGAAGAACATCCTGTTGATAGAAAAAAAATTATTGACAAGGTGATATTGTCAGCTAAAGCACGTCAAGCTGCTAAGAAAGCACGTGAATTAATACAAAAAAAAAATACTATTCATAATAGTATTTTACCTGGAAAGTTAGCAGATTGTTCTTTAAACAATCCAGAAACTTGTGAAATTTATTTAGTAGAAGGAGATTCTGCAGGTGGAACAGCTAAACAAGGGAGAGATAGAAATTTTCAAGCTATTTTACCTTTGCGAGGAAAAATACTAAATGTAGAAAAAGCAATGCAATATAAAATATTCGAAAATGAGGAAATAAGAAACATATTTACTTCTTTAGGAGTTTCTATTGGAACAGAAGAAAATCAAAAAATTTTAAATGTAAAAAAACTTAGATACAATAAAATTATCATTATGACAGACGCGGATATAGATGGAAGTCATATTTCTACTTTGATTTTGACATTATTCTTTCGTTATATGAAACCTTTAATAGAAAAAGGGCATATTTATATTGCAACACCCCCACTTTATTTAATCAAAAAAGGGAATCATTCTCAATACGCTTGGAGTGATCAAGAAAGAGAAACTATTTTCAACAGATTAGGAGGAAGAAAACATGTCAATGTTCAACGTTATAAAGGATTAGGAGAAATGAATGCAGAACAACTTTGGGAAACAACCATGAACCCTAAAAAAAGAACTCTACGAAAAGTTCATATAGAAAATCATTCTGAAGCAGATAAAATATTCTCCATTCTTATGGGAGATGAAGTCCCTCCACGTAGAATTTTTATAGAAAACAATGCGATACATGCAAAAATTGATGTGTAAGAAACATTTCTATTTCCTTTTTTTGTTTTTTTTACACAAAAAAATAAATTAATGAATTATACCCAATCAATCCTATTAGGGATTATTGAAGGGCTGACAGAGTTTTTTCCTATTTCTTCTACAGGACACATGATACTTGCAGCTTCTCTGATGGGAATACTGGAAAAAAAAATAACTAAATTATTTCTAATATCTGTTCAGTTAGGAGCTGTTTTATCGGTATTCTTTTTATATAGAAAACAGTTTTTTTTTCAAAAATGGGATTTTTATCTAAAAATTTTTATAGCAAGTCTTCCTATAGGATTTTTCGGTTTTTTATTGAATGATAAAATAAATTTATTTTTAGAAAATACACTTATGGTGTCCATCTCCCTTTTTATAGGAGGACTAATAATTCTAAAAGTAGAAAATTATTATGAAAAAAACTTTACTAAAAGTAGTAATAATAATAACAACATCACTTATTTGAAAGCTTTCATTATTGGATTGTGTCAATGTATGGCGCTTATTCCAGGAGTCTCTAGAAGTGCAACGACGATAGTTTCTTGTATGTTACAAAATGTTCATAGAAAAAAGTCTATTGAATTTTCTTTTTTTTTATCCGTTCCTGTTATTGGAATTGCTACATGTAAAAAGTTACATGACTTTTATTTTCGTTTTCTTGATTTCCATTCCTTCAACAGATTATTTTTCACAAATACAAATCCATGTCCTCCATTCTTATTGCAAGAAATAGGATTATTAGTTATTGGAAATATAGTATCTTTTATTACAGGAATGATAGCTATCAAGTGCTTTATGACATATATAAAAAAAAATAATTTTAAATTATTCGGATATTACAGAATCATTTTGGGAATTGTTTTTATAGTTATTCATTATTTTATGAATAGTCCATTATTTTTTGGAAAGTTTTGATTCAAAATCTTTCAGAATTTATCAATGGAAGGCTTTTATTAATAGATAAACCATGGGGGTATACTTCTTTTGAAGTAATTAAAAAAATTAGGAAAAAGATTAGGAGTTTTCTTTCTCCTACTACTCCCATGAGGAAAAATTCATTCAAAATAGGACATGCAGGAACTTTAGATCCTCTTACGACAGGACTTTTAATTGTTTTGACAGGAAGATATACGAAACAAGTAAATCACATTCAAAATTACAATAAGATTTATACAGGAATTCTAAAACTTGGATGCGAAACTCCATCATTTGATTCAGAAACAGAAGAATGTAATTTTTCTTCTTTATCTCACATTACTCCTGAATTGATTCAACAAGTTTCTAAAAAATTTTTAGGGGAAATAGATCAATTTCCTCCCTCTTTTTCTGCTTTAAAAAGGAAAGGAAAACGATACTATGAATATGCTAGAAAAGGAAAAGAAGTAAATCATATGAAACCTAGACGTGTAAAAATTT encodes:
- a CDS encoding inorganic phosphate transporter; translated protein: MKLFYPSIIVILFVLSIFDLIVGLINDAVNFLNSAIGSQVASRKTIMIFSSLGILLGAFLSSGMMEVARKGVFDPSYFYFSDLLFIFLSVMISDIILLDIFNTLGLPTSTTVSMVFCLLGGAFSISIIKMYYNNVPLHYLSQYIKSEKTLTISIGIFLSIIISFVSGAFIHYFVRFLLSFEYKNRLKYVIIWSAISLSSMTYFLIVKGLHSTLQGLDNFTGGFYLIIGHFIKWIHNHFFVFLFVLFSTCIIVANLFVSIGYNILKFVVLYGTFSLAMAFSGNDLVNFIGIPIASIQSYNIWKEAGSPPAEEFNMKSLSGNVKVPSLVLIFSGVIMILTLWFSNKTKTITSTEINLSRQNEGTEKFLSNSFSRGIVRFFLYFGNKFFKFFPKRFLVKIEKNFKQKKQQDDNVAFDLVRASANLTISSILISIATVQKLPLSTTFVTFMVSMGTSLSDRAWDRESAVYRVSGVLKVIRGWFLTGLIAFIMAGITAYFLYYLKIWALIFFLISIFFVFYKSYKNSKIDQKIEDKKGILGIEDFTLVKSLKKTSYFLEPILESIENLYKKSIEGITQENFKNLRESRKILLKVKENFSKIHNSLIRVLRKTRNSEPIAGILYIHICNKTKEIIESAEIITNRTLFHVMNSHKPLKYKQKKNLVILEHLMIEHFNIIKKITIDDNRNRTYNNRKEGNDPTTKIKILRKIEEQINQQVMGIIHKKYGTKNTLLMLDVLLQSKKITENIEDIISLYKTYYGSSNFNKKKTFFLDSLFSYIIIFLYHLISS
- the ruvA gene encoding Holliday junction branch migration protein RuvA, with the translated sequence MITHLRGKLIEKNQSYLIIDCHGIGYYIHISSYTYSSFLNEREGKKIHIYTYLFIKENQHVLYGFFDKKERKIFSYLISVNGIGPNSAIILLSSLTPYEIEKSISIEDIETFNRVKGIGIKTAKRIIIELKDKITKVILPPKKKTENNNVKKENLFPDRIKKEALSALNVLGFSTKESKKVLDEILEQHPEFSTVENLIKESLKKL
- the der gene encoding ribosome biogenesis GTPase Der — translated: MSYSYIVSIVGRPNVGKSTLFNRLVGRKKAIVHVQSGVTRDRIYGNSEWNGIPFSIVDTGGYTSEKKKNNVIEKEIRNQIFISVKESDVILFLVDIQMGILDTDKEISQLLRKLKKTILLVVNKVDNGKYMYYDTDFFMLGFSNYYCISAINGSGTGELLDKLIEILKGRKKKIRIKENEDIPRFSVIGRPNVGKSTLINSFLEKNHHIVTNISGTTRDSLDVFYKKCGYKCILVDTPGVRKKSKISESLEFYSTMRTIKTIEYTDICLLMGDTVRGWEAQDTNIFRLVEKNYKGIIILMNKWDLSRNFSLQKNYEIFIRKKIAPFENVPILFISAKNKVGINKIIPTAYQVLKRRKNRLKTNLLNRVMLPIMQKNPPLSGKKKLITIKYCTQLPTYNTPKFIFFSNFPQYIKESYKRFIEKNIRYHFDFRGVPIKIFFRKK
- the trmD gene encoding tRNA (guanosine(37)-N1)-methyltransferase TrmD; the protein is MRFDIVSVIPEILKGPFSNSILKKAITKGVIEVYVHDLKQYGIGKRKQVDDYPYGGGDGMVLRIEPVYQCFYNLLSERNYDEKIFMTPEGKVFSQKDAQEFTQKKNILILCGRYKGIDQRIRDHLISKEISIGHYVLSGGELAAAVIVEAIVRLLPGVINNPDSILTDSFQKNIPPPPLYTRPRIYKGWEVPKILLSGHHKKIKDWQNKKSLQDKNKKKIKF
- the argH gene encoding argininosuccinate lyase, with product MKIWEKNNLLNKEIEDFTSEKDSKLDILLAPHDVIGTIAHVMMLENIGLLNKKDLEILIKELRNIYTNEILTNNLKIDEGIEDIHSQIELLLTDRLGEVGKKIHSGRSRNDQILVDLKLFVREKIKEIVFIVSSFFDLLLELSEQYKNVLVPGYTHYQIAMPSSFGLWFAAYAESLVDDMLLIRTAYRITNKNPLGSAAGYGSSFPLNRKMTTELLGFENLNYNVVYAQMGRGKMERIVTESLSSLAITLSKMSQDICLYLSQNFNFISFPDHLTTGSSIMPHKKNPDVFEIIRAKCNRISSLPNEISLISSNLCSGYHRDFQIVKERFLPIFDELKKCFSIFRYMLNNIIVRNDILKEDKYKYLFSVEVVNKLVKEGFSFREAYHKVGMDIKNGCFEPFTNGIFSHSHEGSIGNLCNQKIRKMMQDVIKEFDFEKINKVVQRLIYGKIH
- the gyrB gene encoding DNA topoisomerase (ATP-hydrolyzing) subunit B: MNKHNNKNTDSSSKTYNTDTTYTADSIQSLEGIEHIRLRPSMYIGDVGIRGLHHLVFEVIDNSVDEALAGFCNKIWVTIHKNGFVTILDNGRGIPIDIHKKEGKSALEVVMTKIGAGGKFDKNSYKVSGGLHGVGISCVNALSKKLIATIYRNGKIYQQEYFKGKPLYNVRNLGETNMQGTKIHYLADSSIFSSIIYHYDILSTRLKELSFLNKGLHLFLTDERNNIEKNHSKKEYFFSKNGLKEYLPILDKNQESLTKNIIFIEGKKENTFVEVAMQYNTSFKERIYSYVNNINTCEGGTHLSGFRRALTRTLKKYVEGYGGILSNKEKVELTGDDFREGITAIISIRVMDPQFEGQTKTKLSNHEVGGIVEKIVGGMFATYLEEHPVDRKKIIDKVILSAKARQAAKKARELIQKKNTIHNSILPGKLADCSLNNPETCEIYLVEGDSAGGTAKQGRDRNFQAILPLRGKILNVEKAMQYKIFENEEIRNIFTSLGVSIGTEENQKILNVKKLRYNKIIIMTDADIDGSHISTLILTLFFRYMKPLIEKGHIYIATPPLYLIKKGNHSQYAWSDQERETIFNRLGGRKHVNVQRYKGLGEMNAEQLWETTMNPKKRTLRKVHIENHSEADKIFSILMGDEVPPRRIFIENNAIHAKIDV
- a CDS encoding undecaprenyl-diphosphate phosphatase, which gives rise to MNYTQSILLGIIEGLTEFFPISSTGHMILAASLMGILEKKITKLFLISVQLGAVLSVFFLYRKQFFFQKWDFYLKIFIASLPIGFFGFLLNDKINLFLENTLMVSISLFIGGLIILKVENYYEKNFTKSSNNNNNITYLKAFIIGLCQCMALIPGVSRSATTIVSCMLQNVHRKKSIEFSFFLSVPVIGIATCKKLHDFYFRFLDFHSFNRLFFTNTNPCPPFLLQEIGLLVIGNIVSFITGMIAIKCFMTYIKKNNFKLFGYYRIILGIVFIVIHYFMNSPLFFGKF
- the truB gene encoding tRNA pseudouridine(55) synthase TruB — translated: MIQNLSEFINGRLLLIDKPWGYTSFEVIKKIRKKIRSFLSPTTPMRKNSFKIGHAGTLDPLTTGLLIVLTGRYTKQVNHIQNYNKIYTGILKLGCETPSFDSETEECNFSSLSHITPELIQQVSKKFLGEIDQFPPSFSALKRKGKRYYEYARKGKEVNHMKPRRVKIYQFHLLKIRIPYIKFFIECGKGTYVRSIAKDFGKVLKSGAYLLSLRREQIGSFSMNKPIELELSKIIGFPCHME